One Vigna unguiculata cultivar IT97K-499-35 chromosome 7, ASM411807v1, whole genome shotgun sequence genomic region harbors:
- the LOC114191010 gene encoding methyltransferase-like protein 13, translating into MALDASTFETLIPSRFISFTIPHPSCSNTALRVAVLDSPLQPNDVPRVGAMLVPEGREIDWIFSTELGHLQLLLSSPEISRLILIGNNFKEGTLPFTPHVYHRPLECSLHQQGFEVWSKPLLLALSPKSLFKMGIPEIPILSYVDNLVCSVVVHQCVGIHVGEMLVEDVEIENGGGVLRHGREFRRRLRFKRMPNLIQTEICIVPVKGGDCLDGVCIGGNVGFVPDLKVLVHPYLGPMVAGLVLNSEYVEQRIQNGFKPKALCLGVGGGALATFLRTQLGFEVMAVDNDREVFRVAREYFGFEESKFIHVVVGDAIESLKKLVCQGKLQGDCELNGFNGHLVEDEVNGKFDVVMVDLDSSDIKNGVSSPPLEFVRKDVLLAAKLVLCEFGILAINVIPPSRYFYDNLVSHIKEVFHELYKIDVGNGENFVLIATASPLVFSAGDCVNSFLMRLKSVIPEAYLKSITKM; encoded by the coding sequence ATGGCCCTCGACGCATCAACCTTTGAAACCTTAATCCCTTCCCGCTTCATTTCCTTCACAATACCCCATCCATCATGTTCCAATACAGCCCTTCGAGTTGCTGTGCTCGACTCACCACTCCAACCTAATGATGTGCCTCGAGTTGGTGCCATGTTGGTCCCTGAAGGTCGAGAAATCGATTGGATCTTCTCCACTGAATTGGGTCATCTCCAACTCCTTTTAAGTTCCCCTGAAATATCACGTCTGATTCTCATTGGAAACAACTTCAAGGAGGGTACTTTACCTTTTACCCCTCATGTTTATCACCGTCCCTTGGAGTGTTCATTGCACCAACAGGGTTTTGAGGTTTGGTCAAAGCCTCTTCTTTTGGCCCTTTCTCCCAAATCCTTGTTCAAAATGGGGATTCCTGAGATACCCATTTTGAGTTATGTGGATAACTTGGTTTGTAGTGTGGTGGTTCATCAGTGTGTCGGGATACATGTTGGTGAAATGTTGGTTGAGgatgttgaaattgaaaatgGGGGTGGAGTTTTGCGTCATGGGAGGGAGTTTAGGAGGAGGTTGAGGTTCAAGAGGATGCCTAATTTGATTCAGACTGAAATTTGTATTGTTCCAGTCAAAGGTGGCGATTGTTTGGATGGTGTTTGCATTGGTGGTAATGTGGGCTTTGTGCCTgatcttaaggttttggtgcaCCCTTACCTGGGGCCTATGGTGGCTGGTCTTGTGTTGAATAGTGAATATGTAGAGCAGCGGATTCAGAATGGGTTTAAACCAAAGGCTTTGTGCCTTGGGGTTGGAGGTGGGGCTTTGGCAACTTTTTTAAGAACTCAATTGGGATTTGAGGTCATGGCTGTAGATAATGATAGGGAGGTCTTCAGGGTGGCACGGGAGTATTTTGGATTCGAAGAAAGTAAGTTTATTCATGTAGTTGTTGGGGATGCCATTGAATCTTTGAAGAAGCTTGTTTGTCAGGGAAAGTTACAGGGTGATTGTGAGCTTAATGGTTTTAATGGTCACTTGGTGGAAGATGAGGTCAATGGTAAATTTGATGTTGTTATGGTTGATTTAGATTCAAGTGATATAAAGAACGGTGTAAGTTCTCCGCCATTAGAATTTGTTAGAAAGGATGTTCTTCTTGCTGCTAAATTGGTTCTTTGTGAGTTTGGAATTCTTGCTATCAATGTCATTCCTCCCAGCAGGTACTTCTATGACAACTTGGTGAGTCATATTAAGGAAGTTTTTCACGAGCTGTATAAGATAGATGTAGGGAACggtgaaaattttgttcttattgCCACTGCATCACCTCTGGTGTTTTCAGCTGGGGATTGTGTTAATTCTTTTCTTATGCGACTGAAATCAGTTATTCCAGAAGCATATTTGAAATCGATAACAAAGATGTGA
- the LOC114191011 gene encoding uncharacterized protein LOC114191011: protein MHGFSTVDGFVEISNCMAEMIRYVANEPSAGLFFIQQHTQNAVPNIMKLKKNVSDKSRETTLHTEDLEDSVTMVRSMKDCGFPIADEMIGDIKKSLITITSKKPKRWLTHRPTSNFQAQRANSAVYAQEGSEISDNYFSSVFNFSNSYSFKWPQLDSMEWVNSSAEKPQLQRSVSLPDASADTNASPEADKKPPSSLVEDEFRSEAGDVEEKLLSVSDKYDDFKACKEAKLEEWLEGTSNNGENSLPGDEKRL from the coding sequence ATGCATGGATTCTCCACTGTTGATGGCTTTGTGGAGATAAGCAACTGCATGGCAGAGATGATTAGATACGTGGCTAATGAACCGTCCGCTGGTCTTTTCTTTATTCAACAGCACACACAAAATGCAGTGCCCAATATCATGAAACTGAAGAAGAACGTTAGTGACAAGAGTCGTGAAACAACTCTGCACACAGAAGATTTGGAGGACTCAGTTACAATGGTGAGATCAATGAAAGACTGTGGATTCCCCATAGCTGACGAGATGATTGGAGACATTAAAAAATCCCTTATAACGATAACTTCAAAGAAACCAAAACGATGGTTAACCCATCGGCCGACATCAAATTTTCAGGCTCAGAGAGCTAACTCTGCAGTTTATGCCCAGGAGGGAAGTGAAATAAGTGATAACTATTTTTCAAgtgtttttaacttttcaaaCTCATACAGTTTTAAGTGGCCACAACTTGATTCTATGGAATGGGTAAATTCCAGCGCCGAGAAGCCACAGCTGCAGCGTAGCGTGTCATTACCAGATGCATCTGCAGACACTAATGCATCTCCAGAAGCGGACAAGAAGCCCCCATCAAGCCTGGTTGAAGATGAATTTCGATCTGAagcaggtgatgttgaggaaaAGTTATTGTCAGTATCAGACAAATATGATGACTTCAAAGCATGTAAAGAAGCTAAGCTGGAGGAGTGGCTTGAAGGAACAAGCAACAATGGGGAGAATTCTCTACCAGGTGATGAGAAAAGGCTCTGA